GAAATATGCCGCCGGAGAAACGTAATATGCATTCTTGTTTAGAAGAGTTACACCGCATGGCCAGTGAAAGTATATATAAAGGGATTCAACATGAAGCAGGCCAATGTGCCTTACTTTTGGAAAGCATCAAAAACAGCAGCCTGGGACACCTGGTTTTTGGAACCGGTGGGGTGGAAGAGATAGCCCGGGTTACGGTTGTTAATCTGCAGGGTTTATCGTTACCGCGCACAGCAGCAAACTTAAACTCAGGCAGAATAACCGAAAGTGAACGGCAGGGGCTGGCACTTTTGTTTTTGGCTGCAACAATGGCACGTGAGGTAGCATATTCCTTACCCCAGGACGTAGTAAAATGTGAAGTCTTCGATGAGGCATGGATGCTTTTAAACATTTCCGAAGGACGCCGGGTAGTGGACGAACTAATCCGCATGGCTGCGCGTACGTTTGGAACTATACCAATACTGATTACTCAAAATACAACCGATATATCGGATCTTCAGACTCTAAAGAACAACATTAACTACGTGATCTGCTTTCGGGCCCAGGATAAAACAGAAATAAACACTAACCTGGAATTGCTGGGGGCTGATCCGGAAGAAGACAGTGAAGGTTATGGTAAGGGAGTGGCTTCGATTTTTCCGTCATTAAAAACCGGCTGGTGCATAATGAGGGATGCTTACGGCCGCATTGGACAGGTTTACATAGATCCCCGGCCTGATTACTTACTGGAATTATTCGATACCACACCCGGGAAGAGAGTGGTAAGAAATGTTTAAGAAAACTACAACAGTTATGCTAATACTGGTTTTAGTTATATCGTATACCGGGGCAGCCTTTGCTATGATCGGTGATGAAAATGCCCTGGATAATAACTTTGAAGGGGATATTTTGGCGGAAAAAAACCAGGAAGGTCAACTATTTGAGGTAATTGGTTTAGGGACTCTAGCCTCAGCACCAGGTACTCTTCCTATAAGTGGGCCTTTTGCAGCTATTTTAGCCGGTACCGGCTCTGTCAGTCTAGGCCTTGCTCAGATTGCTGATCCTAAAAATGCTATCTGGGAAAACTGGCCTACCGGCAGATGGACCTTCGAGCACGCGCCCCCTGACGGGGGTTGGGGATTTGCCTCAATGTCCAATAAAGCCACAGCTTCTGTATGTGACATGCTGGCTAACCTAATTTTCTCTGTTACCAAGTCTCTGACCAGATTATCGATTAACATTTGTGTGCTGGCATTTCACACCGATATAGTATCCGGAATGGTTGGATGGGTGTCTGAGGGCGTAAAAACAATCTTTAACCCCGAAGGAGATTTATCGTGGCTGTTAATAACCTGGGGTACTATCTTTTTACTTATCTATGCTGTTTACTGGTTTATACGCCGGGAATTGGCATCAATCATCAGCGCTCTAATTATAGCGGTTATGGCTGTTGGAGGAGTCTTTTTCTTTGCAGCAAATGCAGAACCGCTTATTGGTAATTTTGCACGGGCTACAGATTCCGTGACCGGTGTCTTCTTAGGAGCGGTTGGCAACTATACAAATGCAGAGCAGAATGTGAGCGAAGTAAATGATCCAGTAGATCGGGGCCTGGTTGCCTTTGGCCAATCAGCCTGGAGTGCTATTGTAGCCGACCCCTGGGCGGTAGCTCTCTTTGGCACGGCCAATGAAGAAGATTTAAAGTTGACTGAATCAGAATACAAGTTGATGGATAAAGAAAATTTTGCTGATCAAAGTAATTTAAAACCTGGTATGCGCATAGACACATTGTACCTTGGCACAGTAGCAGCCTGCCGGGATGATGTAGTGGAAATCCTGGCCAGGCCTGATGTAACTTCATTTAAGACTATTATTTCAGGGGAAGGAACTGCAGAAGTAAAACACGGTGACCATTCCGGTACAATGGTTGGCTTAGCGGCATCTTCTGCTTCAAACCATATTGTTGTGGCCATGTTAACACTTCTACCGGCCGTAGCTCTTTTTTTCCTTGCTGCTACCGTAGGTTTGTCTATACTTGTGTGTCAGATTATGCTGGCGGGTATGCTTTTGGTTTTACCAATATTTCTATTTGTTTTAATGGCACCGGTTAAAGGTTGGAGCCTGGCATCCAAGTATTTTCGCTCACTTTTGGGATTTTTTATGGTAAAAATGATCTACGGACTTTATTTATCGTTGGTATTAACTATTGGAACAGCCTTTGTAAAGGCGGTGATGGCATGATTGGCCTCTCCATGATCGTGCTTACAGTAATTTTTGGAGCAGCAGCCCTTTTCAGGAAAAAGATTTTGGATTGGTTCACAGAATCAGCAGCCCGAACTATTAGCAGCCGAATGAAACCAAGCATGCAAAAAACTAGGGATACCTTAAAAATGGTACGAAATGTGGGTATTGCTGATGGAGTCATGGACTGGATGAGTTTACGGCATATCAGAGACAACATGGCAAACACAACTGCAAGAAACCCGCAATCATTAGATACTGGACGTGTTGATGCTGGACGCTTTCCAAAGGTTTTGGCTCCTGAAGATAAAGACAATGGATTAAAAGGACAACCTCAAGGAGAGTTTTTGTATAAAAACACTACATCTGGTGGTAAACTTCCGAAAAAAGAAAAGGCTGTTATTGATCTTAATAATATGCGTGCCATTCCAGATAGAGTTTTGGAAAGTAATAATTTTGCCGGCATTCAGGAACCTATAGAGATAAGTAACAGAGGGTCTGAAGATAATCAGTCTAATGATTATAAAAACAACTAACGAATATTGGGAGGATTAAATCTTTAAAGGGGTGTTTTTTTGGACATTGCCACTGCTCTAAAGACAGCAGAGATCTTAGCTTTAAAGAAAAATCGCAAAAAACTTATTAATGCTGCTGTAGCAATAGTTCTGGTTCTCATGCTGGTAGTGGTACTCATATTTGTATCTGTAATAACTGTTGTTTCAGGGATGCTTGGAATATCAACCGGGTTTAGGTCCGGTGCACCGTCAAGCATTGCAAAGAATGAAATACCATCTGAGTTAATACCCATATTTTTAGCTGCTCAAGAAAAGTATGATGTTTCATGGGCTGTTTTAGCAGCTATTTGTAAAGTGGAAACAGGTTTTGGCCAAAATGTTGAAGTATCTTCAGCAGGGGCTATCGGTTTTATGCAGTTTATGCCGTCCACATGGGAGTATTATAAGCAGGATGGTGACGGTGACGGAATATACGACCCGGATAACCCCTGGGATGCCATATTTTCGGCTGGAAATATGCTAAAGGCAAACGGTTTTGATTCTGACCCATCAAAGGCTATATACCGGTACAATCATGCCTGGTGGTATGTAAACAAAGTACTGACCATAGCCTCATCTTATTCAGGCAGTATGCTGCCTACCGGGAATGGCCTTTGGCCTGTTCCCGGATATACAAATAAATCATCTGATT
This portion of the Desulfolucanica intricata genome encodes:
- a CDS encoding peptidoglycan DD-metalloendopeptidase family protein, which translates into the protein MDIATALKTAEILALKKNRKKLINAAVAIVLVLMLVVVLIFVSVITVVSGMLGISTGFRSGAPSSIAKNEIPSELIPIFLAAQEKYDVSWAVLAAICKVETGFGQNVEVSSAGAIGFMQFMPSTWEYYKQDGDGDGIYDPDNPWDAIFSAGNMLKANGFDSDPSKAIYRYNHAWWYVNKVLTIASSYSGSMLPTGNGLWPVPGYTNKSSDFGWREHPITKTRLFHEGIDIPAPTGTPVIAAASGHVTMARTNGGYGLCVEVTNESCMMVYAHLSGLGVHEGDDVEVGQVIGFVGSTGNSTGPHLHFGVYVNGVATNPDEWLEIIQAGS